The following proteins are encoded in a genomic region of Brachypodium distachyon strain Bd21 chromosome 1, Brachypodium_distachyon_v3.0, whole genome shotgun sequence:
- the LOC100834694 gene encoding aquaporin NIP2-2 encodes MAASGTGTPTRANSRVNYSNEIHDLSTVQDGAPSLAPSMYYQEKSFADFFPPHLLKKVISEVVATFLLVFVTCGAASIYGADVTRVSQLGQSLVGGLIVTVMIYATGHISGAHMNPAVTLSFACFRHFPWIQVPFYWAAQFTGAMCAAFVLRAVLHPITVLGTTTPTGPHWHALVIEIVVTFNMMFVTCAVATDSRAVGELAGLAVGAAVCITSIFAGPVSGGSMNPARTLAPAVASGVYSGLWIYFLGPVIGTLSGAWVYTYIRFEEAPSVKDGPQKLSSFKLRRLQSQRSMANVDEFDHV; translated from the exons ATGGCGGCCTCCGGCACCGGTACCCCGACGAGGGCCAACTCGCGAGTGAACTACTCGAACGAGATCCACGACCTGTCCACCGTGCAGGACGGCGCCCCCAGCCTCGCCCCCAGCATGTACTACCAGGAGAAGTCCTTCGCCGACTTCTTCCCTCCTCACCTCCTGAAGAAG GTGATATCGGAGGTGGTGGCGACGTTCCTGCTGGTGTTCGTGACGTGCGGGGCGGCGTCCATCTACGGGGCGGACGTCACGCGCGTCTCCCAGCTGGGGCAGTCGCTCGTCGGCGGCCTCATCGTCACCGTCATGATCTACGCCACCGGCCACATCTCGGGCGCCCACATGAACCCCGCCGTCACACTCTCCTTTGCATGCTTCCGGCATTTCCCCTGGATTCAG GTGCCGTTTTACTGGGCGGCGCAGTTCACAGGGGCGATGTGCGCGGCGTTCGTGCTGCGGGCGGTGCTGCACCCGATCACGGTGCTGGGGACGACCACGCCCACGGGGCCGCACTGGCACGCGCTCGTCATCGAGATCGTTGTCACGTTCAACATGATGTTCGTCACCTGCGCTGTAGCGACAGACTCCAGAGCG GTGGGTGAGTTGGCGGGGTTAGCAGTTGGTGCCGCGGTTTGCATTACGTCCATCTTCGCAGG GCCGGTGTCAGGAGGATCGATGAACCCGGCGAGGACGCTGGCTCCGGCGGTGGCCAGCGGCGTCTACAGCGGCCTCTGGATCTACTTCCTTGGCCCCGTCATCGGCACGCTCTCCGGCGCCTGGGTCTACACCTACATTCGCTTCGAAGAGGCCCCCTCCGTCAAGGACGGGCCCCAGAAGCTCTCCTCCTtcaagctccgccgcctccagaGCCAGCGCTCCATGGCCAACGTCGACGAGTTCGACCACGTCTGA